Proteins encoded together in one Nyctibius grandis isolate bNycGra1 chromosome 1, bNycGra1.pri, whole genome shotgun sequence window:
- the RPS12 gene encoding small ribosomal subunit protein eS12 has translation MAEEGITAGGVMDVNTALQEVLKTALIHDGLARGIREAAKALDKRQAHLCVLASNCDEPTYVKLVEALCAEHQINLIKVDDNKKLGEWVGLCKIDREGKPRKVVGCSCVVVKDYGKESQAKDVIEEYFKCKK, from the exons ATGGCCGAGGAAgg CATTACTGCTGGAGGTGTAATGGATGTTAACACCGCCCTGCAAGAAGTGCTGAAGACTGCACTTATCCATGATGGCCTAGCTCGTGGTATTCGTGAAGCAGCCAAAGCCTTGGACAA acGTCAAGCCCATCTCTGTGTTCTGGCTTCAAATTGCGATGAACCCACGTATGTAAAGTTAGTTGAAGCACTTTGTGCAGAACATCAGATCAACTTAATAAAG GTTGATGACAACAAGAAGCTGGGTGAATGGGTAGGTCTCTGCAAGAttgacagagaaggaaaacctCGCAAAGTAGTGGGCTGCAGTTGTGTGGTTGTCAAA GACTATGGCAAGGAGTCTCAGGCCAAAGATGTCATCGAAGAGTACTTCAAGtgcaagaaataa